A single genomic interval of Halalkalibaculum roseum harbors:
- a CDS encoding DNA-binding protein: MKQLLYTGLAFLVALSIVPDLAIAQQKGNKMKKQMYSRNFDANSMETIEGEVAEVTIQTGNNNMGTPGVHIVVKTKETTIPVHLGPVWYMEQQEYSFEKGDKVTVYGSRITYDGAPAIIAVRVNRGDMLLQLRNRQGIPNWRGWRMGSGRIN; the protein is encoded by the coding sequence ATGAAACAATTACTCTATACAGGTCTGGCTTTTTTGGTCGCCCTGTCAATAGTACCTGATCTTGCTATAGCCCAGCAAAAAGGTAACAAGATGAAAAAGCAGATGTATTCCAGAAATTTTGATGCAAACAGTATGGAAACCATAGAAGGGGAAGTGGCGGAAGTAACCATACAGACCGGAAACAACAATATGGGGACACCCGGCGTGCATATCGTGGTAAAGACAAAAGAAACAACAATACCTGTGCATCTTGGACCGGTTTGGTATATGGAACAACAGGAATACTCTTTCGAAAAGGGTGATAAGGTTACGGTTTATGGTTCACGTATTACCTATGACGGCGCACCTGCAATTATTGCCGTGAGAGTGAACAGGGGAGACATGCTTTTACAATTACGTAACAGGCAGGGAATACCGAACTGGAGAGGATGGAGAATGGGAAGCGGAAGGATTAATTGA
- a CDS encoding DUF4175 domain-containing protein codes for MLKQITPIMLILLLGIYAQPFAQQTGQQQMQQQMQQMQNMMQHINQLMERTQTMTQEMSRRMEQSKNETIRNQYQMTHRMGEQLGMVLGNLKNAAERCNLMLQNREMMQDEEMKQDMERLRTRLQNMTGQMDEAVMAMERINKRLRAMESTGS; via the coding sequence ATGCTTAAACAAATAACCCCAATCATGCTGATTCTTCTGCTGGGTATCTATGCTCAACCATTTGCACAACAGACCGGACAACAGCAAATGCAGCAACAGATGCAGCAAATGCAAAATATGATGCAGCATATCAATCAGTTGATGGAACGAACACAGACAATGACTCAGGAAATGAGCCGGAGAATGGAGCAAAGCAAAAACGAGACCATACGCAACCAGTATCAGATGACCCATCGCATGGGTGAACAGCTGGGTATGGTACTGGGTAACCTGAAAAATGCCGCCGAGCGTTGCAATTTGATGCTGCAAAACCGCGAAATGATGCAGGATGAGGAGATGAAACAAGATATGGAACGTTTGAGAACTCGCCTGCAGAATATGACCGGACAAATGGACGAAGCCGTAATGGCCATGGAACGTATAAACAAACGTCTCAGAGCGATGGAATCCACCGGCAGCTAA
- the thrS gene encoding threonine--tRNA ligase, whose amino-acid sequence MAKDKITITFPDGSTKDFDKEVTGYEVAESISKGLARQALSITFNGEIIDLDRPLEEDGTITINTWDSEDGKYTFWHSSAHLLAEAVQELYPEAKFGIGPPIEEGFYYDIDFGDQSVGHGDLEKIEKKMIEMARKKSEFRRREVSKKEALSFYKDRNNKYKVDLIEDLEDGTITFYEQGEFTDLCRGPHIPNSGDVKAVKLTNLAGAYWRGDVDSEQLTRIYGISFPKQKLLEEYLERVEEAKKRDHKKLGKELDIYMMDQMVGQGLPVWLPNGTVIRRKLEEFLREEQKKRGYQEVITPHIGNLELYKTSGHYPYYQDSQYNPIEVDDEEYLLKPMNCPHHHRIYDNELHSYRDLPVRLAEFGSVYRYEQSGELNGLSRVRGFTQDDAHIYCTHEQLKDEIKNCIDLTELVFGTFDMPVDIRLSFRDDNDEKYGGKTEYWDRAEKEIKEVADKVGLDYTVARGEASFYGPKIDFIIRDAIGRKWQLGTVQVDYVMPERFDLTYIGSDNNKHRPVIIHRAPFGSMERFVSILIEHFAGDFPVWLAPTQVKIIAISDDHNEYAYKCAAELKENDIRVQVDDRSEQIGAKIRDAETSKIPYMLIVGDKEESDGTVSVRRHKEGDIGTFDFSEFISNLTEEIDSKKNPTHDNT is encoded by the coding sequence ATGGCAAAAGATAAAATTACGATTACCTTCCCGGATGGAAGTACCAAAGATTTTGATAAAGAAGTAACCGGCTATGAAGTAGCTGAATCTATCTCTAAAGGGCTGGCCAGACAGGCTCTCAGTATTACATTTAACGGTGAAATCATAGACCTCGATCGTCCTTTGGAAGAGGATGGCACCATCACCATCAATACATGGGATAGTGAAGACGGCAAGTACACATTCTGGCACTCATCCGCTCACCTGCTTGCAGAGGCCGTGCAGGAACTGTATCCCGAAGCAAAATTCGGTATCGGTCCGCCCATCGAAGAAGGCTTCTACTACGACATCGATTTTGGGGATCAATCTGTGGGTCATGGTGATCTAGAGAAGATAGAGAAGAAAATGATTGAAATGGCCCGAAAGAAATCTGAGTTCCGGCGCCGTGAAGTATCAAAGAAAGAGGCACTCTCTTTTTATAAAGATCGGAACAATAAGTATAAAGTCGATCTGATTGAAGATCTTGAAGACGGTACCATCACCTTTTACGAGCAAGGAGAGTTTACCGACCTATGCCGCGGACCTCATATACCGAATTCAGGCGATGTAAAAGCTGTGAAGCTTACCAATCTCGCCGGAGCTTACTGGCGCGGAGATGTAGACAGTGAACAGCTGACCCGCATTTACGGAATCAGCTTTCCGAAACAAAAACTGCTTGAAGAATACCTGGAACGAGTCGAGGAGGCCAAGAAGCGTGATCATAAGAAGCTGGGCAAAGAACTCGACATCTATATGATGGATCAGATGGTTGGTCAGGGATTACCCGTTTGGCTGCCCAATGGAACCGTGATTCGCCGGAAGCTGGAGGAGTTCTTGCGAGAAGAACAGAAAAAACGAGGGTACCAGGAGGTTATTACACCCCATATCGGTAACCTGGAGCTATATAAAACTTCAGGCCACTACCCCTACTACCAAGACTCCCAATACAATCCCATTGAGGTTGATGATGAAGAGTATTTGCTAAAACCGATGAACTGCCCTCACCATCACCGAATTTATGACAATGAACTGCACAGCTATCGAGACCTGCCCGTTCGTCTGGCTGAATTTGGCAGTGTTTATAGATATGAACAGTCCGGTGAACTTAACGGTTTGTCACGAGTGCGGGGTTTTACACAGGATGATGCACACATTTATTGCACCCATGAGCAATTGAAGGATGAAATTAAGAATTGCATTGACCTGACTGAACTTGTTTTTGGGACCTTTGACATGCCCGTAGATATCCGTCTCTCTTTCCGGGATGATAACGATGAAAAGTATGGCGGAAAGACGGAATACTGGGACAGAGCAGAAAAAGAAATCAAGGAAGTTGCAGATAAAGTTGGTCTGGACTACACCGTAGCCCGTGGAGAGGCCAGCTTTTACGGACCTAAAATAGATTTTATTATTCGGGATGCCATCGGCAGAAAATGGCAGCTTGGCACTGTTCAGGTAGATTATGTTATGCCTGAGCGATTTGACTTGACCTATATCGGTTCTGATAACAATAAGCATCGTCCTGTTATTATCCACCGGGCTCCTTTCGGTTCCATGGAGCGCTTTGTCAGTATTTTAATTGAACATTTTGCCGGTGATTTTCCGGTCTGGCTGGCTCCTACCCAGGTAAAAATTATTGCTATTTCCGATGATCACAATGAATATGCCTATAAATGTGCCGCAGAATTAAAAGAAAACGATATCCGCGTACAGGTAGACGACCGCAGCGAACAAATCGGTGCTAAAATACGCGATGCTGAAACGAGCAAGATTCCATATATGTTAATAGTTGGAGATAAAGAGGAATCAGACGGTACGGTATCCGTTAGAAGGCACAAAGAAGGCGATATCGGAACCTTTGATTTTTCTGAATTTATTTCTAATCTCACCGAAGAGATTGATTCTAAAAAGAATCCTACACACGATAACACATAA
- the infC gene encoding translation initiation factor IF-3 has product MGRRRRPRGNDDRPNVNDEIRASKVRVIKPDEGHEIVPIDRAIQIAESYDLDLVEVAPDAKPPVCKVIDFGKFMYEKKKKEKEAKKKQHTVQVKELRFRPNTDDHDLEFKTRHAREFLEGGDKVKATVQFRGRDMLYTERGKELLLDLAEELEDVSEIESKPNMEGRRMIMMLSPSKKN; this is encoded by the coding sequence ATCGGAAGAAGAAGACGACCACGGGGCAATGACGATCGCCCTAATGTTAACGATGAAATAAGAGCATCTAAAGTCCGGGTGATAAAGCCGGATGAGGGGCACGAAATCGTGCCTATCGATCGTGCCATACAGATTGCAGAATCCTACGATCTCGATTTGGTAGAGGTGGCTCCCGATGCCAAGCCGCCGGTTTGTAAGGTGATCGATTTCGGAAAGTTCATGTACGAGAAAAAGAAGAAAGAGAAAGAAGCCAAGAAAAAGCAGCATACCGTTCAGGTTAAAGAGTTGAGATTCCGTCCAAATACGGATGACCATGATCTGGAGTTTAAAACACGGCATGCCCGGGAATTTCTGGAAGGCGGCGACAAGGTTAAAGCTACCGTTCAGTTTCGGGGACGTGATATGCTTTATACCGAACGCGGTAAAGAGCTTCTACTAGATCTGGCCGAAGAGCTTGAGGATGTCAGTGAAATTGAATCCAAGCCCAATATGGAAGGACGACGCATGATTATGATGCTATCGCCCAGTAAGAAAAACTGA
- the rpmI gene encoding 50S ribosomal protein L35, translated as MPKMKSNSGAKKRFKVTGSGKVKRKKAGKSHILTKKTSKRKRKLGKDTTVDKTQEKNVKKMIPYKS; from the coding sequence ATGCCAAAAATGAAATCAAACAGTGGGGCGAAAAAACGTTTCAAAGTTACCGGTTCCGGTAAAGTAAAGCGTAAGAAAGCTGGCAAAAGCCATATCCTCACTAAAAAAACGAGCAAAAGGAAGCGTAAACTTGGCAAAGATACCACGGTCGACAAGACCCAGGAAAAGAATGTCAAGAAGATGATTCCTTATAAGAGCTAA
- the rplT gene encoding 50S ribosomal protein L20: MPRSTNNVASRRRRRKILKQAKGYWGRRKNVYTVAKNAVERAMQYQYRDRKVRKREFRKLWITRINAAARQNGTTYSRLMGAFSKKDIQINRKVLADLAVNDPETFTALVKEAES; this comes from the coding sequence ATGCCACGATCTACAAATAATGTGGCTTCCCGTCGCCGTCGCCGCAAGATTCTTAAGCAGGCGAAAGGTTACTGGGGCAGACGTAAGAATGTGTACACCGTTGCGAAGAATGCGGTTGAACGAGCGATGCAGTATCAATATCGCGATCGTAAAGTTCGCAAACGTGAGTTTAGAAAACTCTGGATCACACGTATCAATGCAGCTGCCCGTCAAAACGGTACCACCTACTCCAGGCTGATGGGAGCCTTCTCAAAGAAAGATATTCAGATCAACCGTAAGGTCCTCGCTGATCTTGCCGTCAATGATCCAGAGACTTTTACAGCCCTTGTTAAAGAAGCAGAAAGCTAG
- the pheS gene encoding phenylalanine--tRNA ligase subunit alpha, whose protein sequence is MLSDIESLKNEIKQYTLSNEEELEKFRLTYLSRKGKVQAMFGRMGEVPNEKKAEVGKAMNEVKNLAQKIYEEAEKRLKNRQETTQKATDDITLPAPPLPMGSYHPLTQTLEEMKEIFYRLGFTIADGPEIEDDFHNFTALNFPPNHPARDEQDTFFVEKYDDPEKQDLVLRTHTSPVQIRLMKEQEPPIRAIMPGRVYRNEAVTPKSYFLFHQVEALYVDTDVSVADLKETLISFARLMFGTDVKYRIRPGFFPFTEPSLEMDIWWETDGSGKWLEILGSGMVDPNVFKSVDIDPEKYTGFAWGMGVERIAMLRHGMDDIRVFYDNDIRFLEQFK, encoded by the coding sequence ATGCTTTCAGATATAGAGTCCCTCAAAAATGAAATCAAGCAGTATACCCTCTCCAATGAGGAGGAACTGGAAAAGTTTCGACTGACGTATTTATCTAGAAAAGGCAAAGTTCAAGCCATGTTCGGGAGAATGGGCGAAGTGCCCAATGAAAAGAAAGCCGAAGTGGGAAAAGCCATGAACGAGGTAAAAAACCTCGCCCAGAAAATTTACGAAGAAGCTGAAAAAAGGCTGAAGAACCGGCAGGAAACAACACAAAAGGCAACAGATGATATTACACTGCCTGCTCCCCCACTACCTATGGGTTCCTACCACCCGCTTACGCAGACCCTGGAAGAGATGAAGGAAATCTTTTACCGGCTCGGGTTCACCATTGCAGACGGGCCCGAAATTGAGGACGATTTTCATAATTTTACCGCCCTGAATTTCCCGCCGAACCACCCTGCGCGGGATGAGCAGGACACTTTTTTTGTGGAGAAGTACGATGACCCTGAAAAGCAGGATCTTGTACTCCGAACCCACACCTCCCCTGTTCAGATACGCCTGATGAAAGAACAGGAACCCCCGATCCGTGCCATCATGCCCGGCCGGGTATATCGCAACGAAGCGGTAACTCCAAAATCATATTTTCTTTTTCACCAGGTTGAAGCCCTGTATGTGGATACTGATGTAAGCGTGGCAGACTTAAAGGAGACACTGATCAGTTTTGCCCGCCTGATGTTCGGAACCGATGTAAAATACCGCATCCGTCCAGGCTTTTTTCCTTTTACAGAACCCAGCCTCGAAATGGATATCTGGTGGGAAACCGATGGAAGCGGAAAGTGGCTTGAAATTCTTGGGTCCGGTATGGTTGACCCCAATGTCTTTAAGTCCGTTGACATCGATCCGGAAAAGTATACCGGTTTTGCGTGGGGCATGGGCGTTGAACGTATTGCCATGCTTCGACATGGCATGGATGACATCCGCGTTTTTTATGACAATGATATACGATTCCTGGAGCAATTTAAGTAA
- the pheT gene encoding phenylalanine--tRNA ligase subunit beta — protein MNISYNWLKDFIDLELGPEETAEKLTLIGLEVESVEEYGSSLDGVIVGEVLDVSDHPNADRLRICKVDTGSEKLQIICGADNVAKGQKVPVATVGTTLPVKLEDGSNLKIKKAKLRGEESKGMICAEDELGLGTDHDGIMVLDENLKIGKPVNEIFDLYTDYIFDIAITPNRPDATCHLGVARDLAAALNLDLKKPYQTEFEDQGSLSDFEISIKNPKKCPRYVGKIIRDVTIEESPKWLKDRLKAIGVRPVNNVVDATNYVMYEMGQPLHAFDMNTLKGNQIIVRDYEKEISFETLDHVKRDCSPGTLFICDAEEPVAIAGIMGGVDSEVSDDTSDILLESAYFDPGTIRKTAKEQTLQTDASYRFERGIDPEMQRTAAEHAAKLIADLTGGNMEETCSDVHPKKAEIRELNLRKSYVNRLLGTEFDIAEIDTLLNGLELEELDRSEDAIHYRIPTFRPDLEREVDLIEEVGRLYDYNNIEAPKHTRFTSPEPINDWEKLKSKAKRTASGLRFREIYSNSLMPDKDAELLGDLDEMIHTLNPISTDMTTLRPSLLYGFLKSVAYNFNRNAKGVRFFEVGNVFEKAKSGTYHHNIQEETNLLMGLAGFKHIDHWKTEPELYDIFDLKASLHSFLKQFVPEESINTSQEGNELHYSINDKPIGRLFQVDEQLLEVYEIKQPAFTAEISLSRMSKALESAEEKGYEPVPKFPSFDFDFAVIVDADVPAGKLLKTIEEHASDSLKELDIFDVFEGESLGKNKKSLAFRLSFVDKNKTLTINEVEPIIEKVLKALDKNYSAKLRS, from the coding sequence ATGAACATATCCTATAACTGGCTTAAAGATTTTATTGACCTTGAACTGGGCCCTGAAGAGACAGCAGAGAAACTTACGCTTATCGGGCTGGAAGTAGAAAGCGTAGAAGAATACGGATCCTCGCTGGATGGGGTTATAGTAGGTGAAGTTCTTGACGTAAGCGATCACCCGAATGCCGACCGCCTACGCATCTGTAAGGTTGATACCGGTTCTGAAAAGCTCCAGATCATATGTGGGGCAGACAATGTTGCCAAAGGACAAAAAGTACCGGTAGCTACAGTAGGAACAACACTCCCTGTTAAGCTGGAAGATGGCAGCAATCTCAAAATTAAAAAGGCCAAACTGCGTGGGGAAGAATCGAAAGGCATGATTTGCGCAGAGGATGAGCTCGGACTCGGTACCGACCATGATGGCATTATGGTTCTTGACGAGAACCTGAAGATAGGCAAACCGGTCAATGAAATTTTTGATCTCTATACCGACTACATATTTGATATTGCTATTACACCCAATCGCCCTGATGCGACCTGTCACCTCGGAGTTGCCCGTGATCTGGCTGCAGCACTTAATCTGGATTTAAAGAAACCCTATCAAACAGAATTTGAGGATCAAGGTTCGCTCTCAGATTTTGAAATAAGTATAAAAAACCCGAAGAAATGTCCACGGTACGTGGGAAAGATTATCAGAGATGTTACCATTGAGGAATCTCCCAAATGGCTAAAAGATCGTTTGAAAGCCATCGGGGTTCGTCCCGTCAATAACGTAGTAGATGCAACAAACTACGTAATGTATGAAATGGGACAGCCTCTTCATGCTTTTGACATGAATACCTTAAAGGGCAACCAGATCATCGTCCGGGATTATGAGAAAGAAATTAGCTTTGAAACACTCGATCATGTTAAAAGAGACTGCTCACCGGGTACACTGTTCATTTGCGATGCAGAAGAGCCGGTAGCCATTGCCGGAATTATGGGCGGTGTAGATTCGGAAGTCAGTGACGACACTTCCGACATCCTGCTGGAAAGTGCCTATTTCGATCCCGGTACTATCCGGAAGACAGCCAAGGAACAAACTCTGCAAACCGATGCTTCCTATCGCTTTGAGCGGGGTATCGACCCGGAAATGCAGCGTACAGCCGCTGAACACGCTGCAAAACTAATTGCCGATTTGACCGGCGGTAATATGGAGGAAACGTGCAGTGATGTGCATCCCAAAAAAGCTGAAATACGGGAGTTAAACCTGCGCAAAAGCTATGTAAACCGCCTGCTTGGCACTGAATTTGACATTGCAGAAATTGATACCCTCCTGAATGGATTGGAACTTGAAGAGCTTGATAGAAGTGAAGATGCCATACACTATCGTATCCCAACCTTCCGTCCCGACCTGGAACGTGAAGTCGATCTTATTGAGGAAGTGGGTCGCCTATATGACTACAATAATATTGAAGCTCCGAAACATACGCGCTTTACCTCACCCGAACCTATTAATGACTGGGAAAAACTTAAATCCAAGGCCAAGCGAACTGCCAGCGGACTTCGTTTTAGAGAGATCTATAGCAATTCATTGATGCCTGATAAAGATGCTGAATTACTCGGAGATCTGGATGAAATGATTCATACATTGAATCCCATCTCTACCGATATGACTACTCTCCGCCCTTCCCTGTTGTATGGATTCCTAAAATCGGTAGCCTATAATTTCAATAGAAATGCTAAGGGTGTTCGCTTCTTTGAAGTGGGTAACGTATTTGAAAAAGCCAAGTCGGGAACCTATCACCATAATATTCAGGAAGAGACCAACCTGCTTATGGGACTGGCAGGCTTCAAACATATTGACCACTGGAAGACGGAACCTGAATTATACGACATTTTTGACCTGAAAGCTTCACTGCACAGCTTCCTTAAACAGTTTGTTCCTGAAGAGTCAATTAATACTTCCCAGGAGGGAAACGAACTGCATTATTCTATAAATGACAAACCGATCGGAAGGCTGTTCCAAGTAGACGAGCAACTCCTGGAGGTCTACGAGATCAAACAACCTGCTTTCACGGCTGAGATTTCACTAAGCCGAATGTCAAAAGCCCTGGAAAGTGCTGAAGAGAAAGGTTACGAACCGGTACCTAAATTCCCCTCATTTGACTTTGATTTTGCCGTCATTGTGGACGCGGATGTCCCGGCTGGCAAGCTGTTAAAAACCATCGAAGAGCATGCCAGCGATTCACTAAAAGAGCTGGACATCTTTGACGTATTTGAGGGCGAATCTCTAGGTAAAAACAAGAAGAGTCTTGCCTTCCGTCTCTCCTTCGTTGATAAAAATAAAACATTGACTATCAACGAAGTAGAACCTATAATTGAAAAGGTACTTAAGGCACTGGATAAAAATTATTCAGCTAAATTACGATCCTAA
- a CDS encoding Wss1p-related putative metallopeptidase — MLSNDSPHNEQFQRLLDQIRDEVDSLKNQVKSLKKENSQLKDQIKEIQEGQTDIYSAISETERMALRHQVLGLISKIDEHLEDGQ, encoded by the coding sequence TTGCTTTCGAACGACAGTCCACATAATGAGCAATTTCAAAGGCTGCTTGACCAGATCAGGGATGAAGTCGATTCGCTGAAAAATCAGGTGAAGAGTCTGAAGAAAGAAAACTCACAACTCAAAGACCAAATCAAGGAAATTCAGGAGGGTCAGACAGATATTTATTCCGCTATTTCGGAAACCGAACGCATGGCGCTTCGCCATCAGGTTTTGGGCCTCATTTCCAAGATCGATGAACACCTCGAGGACGGACAATGA
- a CDS encoding cell division protein ZapA — protein MKSIKITILGKQYPLKVEDSEVETMMRISQYVDEKFRQYKKELSKQPEATVMVLAALSIAEELFEERRRNRELNQQDDKVLQGVNKSLESLIEEIQS, from the coding sequence ATGAAATCCATCAAGATCACCATATTAGGCAAGCAGTATCCCCTCAAAGTTGAGGACTCTGAAGTCGAGACGATGATGCGTATTTCCCAGTATGTGGATGAGAAGTTTCGCCAGTATAAAAAAGAACTGAGTAAACAGCCCGAGGCAACAGTAATGGTCCTGGCTGCCTTAAGTATCGCCGAAGAGCTCTTCGAAGAAAGACGACGAAACCGGGAGCTGAACCAGCAGGATGACAAAGTACTGCAAGGGGTTAACAAGTCGCTTGAGAGTCTGATTGAGGAGATTCAAAGCTAA
- a CDS encoding TIGR00282 family metallophosphoesterase, whose translation MSKNLLNILFIGDIVGDPGLNLLDTFLPGFIKKYDADFVIANGENSHQGKGINRDIIAKLYDLGVHVITGGNHSFAKWKVFSYMKNDGNILRPLNYPKGNPGYGYGIYDIPGMDRKIGVLNLQGRTFMSAIDDPFSTADWAIDRIKDETDLIFVDFHAEATAEKMALAWHLDGKISVFVGTHTHIPTNDARILPDGTGYISDVGMTGSFDSVLGMDKETSMKRFMLGTPHRYKLADGNNHICGIQAKVDMETNLCVHIESFVYPTLNNSKLEE comes from the coding sequence ATGTCCAAGAATTTACTGAATATCTTATTCATCGGCGATATCGTAGGTGACCCCGGCCTGAACTTGCTGGATACCTTTTTACCGGGATTCATTAAAAAATATGACGCCGATTTTGTGATCGCCAATGGCGAAAATTCCCATCAGGGAAAAGGTATCAACCGGGATATCATAGCAAAGCTTTATGATCTTGGGGTACATGTCATTACCGGGGGAAACCACTCCTTTGCCAAATGGAAAGTGTTTTCCTACATGAAAAATGACGGGAATATCCTGCGTCCCCTAAACTATCCGAAAGGTAATCCGGGATACGGTTACGGCATTTATGACATCCCCGGTATGGACCGAAAAATCGGTGTGCTAAATCTGCAGGGAAGAACGTTTATGAGTGCCATAGACGATCCGTTTTCAACGGCCGATTGGGCTATCGACAGGATTAAGGATGAGACGGATCTGATATTTGTTGATTTCCACGCCGAAGCTACCGCAGAGAAAATGGCACTGGCTTGGCATCTGGATGGCAAGATCTCAGTATTTGTGGGTACTCATACTCATATACCTACTAATGACGCACGCATCCTGCCCGATGGCACAGGCTATATTTCTGATGTGGGCATGACCGGTTCATTTGATTCCGTTCTTGGAATGGACAAGGAAACATCCATGAAACGTTTTATGCTGGGTACGCCTCACCGGTACAAACTGGCCGACGGGAATAATCATATTTGTGGTATACAGGCTAAAGTCGATATGGAAACAAACCTCTGTGTGCATATTGAATCTTTCGTATATCCCACACTAAACAACAGCAAGCTTGAAGAATAA
- a CDS encoding tetratricopeptide repeat protein — protein MAKKLTQEELEQDPLLQSYAKVQSFYLQNKNTIIWAGVAVILLIALSFGYYYYSQQQETRAQELMGMAETYYLNGNYESALMGSEEDFTVGFEQIINNYSGTDAANLARYYAAVCEYKLGNTEQALNYINSYEFPDGIMGVAPLSFKGVLLTEVGNHEEAAQTYVEAAELDLNESTTPYNYLEAANAFQDAGDMEQAREYAQRIVDEYPNSAQVAEAQRLLGKTVASGN, from the coding sequence ATGGCAAAGAAACTTACACAGGAAGAACTTGAACAGGATCCGCTGCTGCAATCGTATGCAAAGGTACAGAGCTTTTACCTGCAGAATAAAAATACCATCATTTGGGCAGGCGTTGCGGTAATACTGCTGATCGCACTTTCTTTCGGATATTATTATTACAGCCAGCAACAGGAAACCCGAGCCCAGGAATTGATGGGTATGGCTGAGACCTACTATTTAAACGGTAATTACGAAAGTGCACTCATGGGATCGGAAGAAGACTTCACCGTTGGCTTTGAACAAATCATCAATAATTATTCGGGTACCGATGCCGCCAACCTCGCTCGCTATTATGCCGCGGTTTGTGAGTATAAACTTGGTAACACCGAACAGGCACTGAATTACATCAACAGCTATGAATTTCCTGACGGCATCATGGGTGTGGCACCTCTGTCTTTTAAAGGTGTACTGCTAACTGAGGTTGGTAATCATGAAGAGGCAGCTCAAACCTATGTAGAAGCAGCAGAACTGGATCTGAACGAATCTACTACTCCTTACAACTACCTGGAAGCAGCCAATGCTTTTCAGGATGCCGGCGATATGGAGCAGGCTCGCGAGTATGCTCAGAGGATCGTGGATGAATATCCGAACAGTGCCCAGGTTGCGGAAGCCCAACGCCTGCTAGGTAAAACTGTAGCTTCCGGCAATTGA